Proteins from a genomic interval of Microbacterium abyssi:
- a CDS encoding zf-HC2 domain-containing protein: MTDCGCDKARQDLEEYLRNEVCKTEHAQIREHIENCPSCQGEALVASTLTEVVARACKETAPEELRDQVLAKLRAAQVAAH; encoded by the coding sequence ATGACCGATTGCGGCTGCGACAAAGCCCGTCAGGATCTGGAGGAGTACCTCCGCAACGAGGTGTGCAAGACCGAGCACGCGCAGATCCGTGAGCACATCGAGAATTGCCCGTCCTGCCAGGGTGAGGCGCTCGTCGCCAGCACCCTGACCGAGGTCGTGGCGCGCGCGTGCAAGGAGACGGCTCCCGAGGAGCTGCGCGACCAGGTGCTCGCCAAGCTCCGGGCCGCCCAGGTCGCAGCGCACTGA
- a CDS encoding sigma-70 family RNA polymerase sigma factor produces the protein MIATLERRLEDVVGLDWPMMDDTTPADATGAAQREFEEQAIPFMDQLYAAAMRMTRNPADASDLVQETFVKAFASWSSFTQGTNLKAWLYRILTNTYINIYRKKQREPFQGTIDELEDWQMGGAESTTATHGRSAEAEAIDRMPASVVKDALQQVPEDFRLAVYLADVEGFAYQEIADIMKTPIGTVMSRLHRGRRMLRELLADYAAERGITAATTRSTK, from the coding sequence ATGATCGCGACGCTGGAACGTCGGCTGGAAGACGTCGTCGGCCTAGACTGGCCGATGATGGATGACACGACACCTGCAGACGCCACAGGCGCCGCTCAGCGCGAGTTCGAGGAACAGGCGATCCCCTTCATGGATCAGCTGTACGCCGCGGCGATGCGCATGACGCGCAATCCCGCCGACGCATCCGATCTCGTGCAGGAGACGTTCGTCAAGGCGTTCGCGTCCTGGTCGTCCTTCACGCAGGGCACGAACCTCAAGGCGTGGCTGTACCGCATCCTGACCAACACGTACATCAACATCTACCGCAAGAAGCAGCGAGAGCCCTTTCAGGGCACGATCGACGAGCTCGAGGACTGGCAGATGGGCGGTGCGGAGTCGACCACGGCCACGCACGGCCGCTCGGCCGAAGCCGAGGCGATCGACCGGATGCCGGCATCCGTCGTCAAGGACGCTCTGCAGCAGGTCCCGGAGGACTTCCGGCTCGCTGTCTACCTGGCGGACGTCGAGGGCTTCGCCTATCAGGAGATCGCCGACATCATGAAGACCCCCATCGGCACCGTGATGAGCCGTCTGCACCGTGGCAGACGGATGCTGCGGGAGCTGCTGGCAGATTATGCCGCGGAGCGGGGAATCACCGCGGCCACCACGAGGAGCACGAAATGA
- a CDS encoding GNAT family N-acetyltransferase: MTDARRTPVDPASAQRLAGQELTYRLIDTGSDADTEAFLRADARGFLGEEPAADVIAADRAGIVERRNVGVFETEAPVGAWPVATVNSWIAPLTVPGGEVDMWAISSVTVSGTHRRRGIARALLEGELRAAASAGVPVAGLTVSEATIYGRYGFASAVPVAKMTVDTRRAGWAALAPAGRVEYIEKDALKSTLAAVHDVERTQRAGQIAGWDLRWGRMAATAPGNTSAAKVRGVRYLDEHGNVRGVMVYTLTDIPGAFRSEMAISLLSTVTADALTALWGFALQHDLVDRVTADLCPIDDPLPWLVADRRGVEVMVHDHGWLRVLDIQAALSARTYRAPLDIVLRVDDALGFTEGSWRLTIADGSASVTPAESGAADVVLDIGALSAIYVGGVSAVQLRAAGRLDATAEIAASIDDAFRAAQAPVLGIWY, from the coding sequence ATGACCGACGCACGCCGGACCCCCGTCGACCCCGCATCCGCCCAGCGACTGGCAGGCCAGGAGCTGACCTACCGGCTCATCGACACCGGATCGGATGCCGACACCGAGGCGTTCCTCCGCGCCGACGCACGCGGCTTCCTCGGCGAGGAGCCGGCCGCCGACGTCATCGCGGCCGATCGCGCGGGCATCGTCGAGCGGCGCAACGTCGGGGTGTTCGAGACCGAGGCGCCCGTCGGCGCCTGGCCTGTAGCGACGGTGAACTCCTGGATCGCCCCGCTGACCGTGCCCGGCGGCGAGGTCGACATGTGGGCGATCAGCTCCGTGACCGTGTCCGGTACGCACCGCAGGCGCGGGATCGCGCGTGCCCTGCTCGAAGGCGAACTGCGGGCCGCGGCATCCGCCGGTGTTCCCGTCGCGGGGCTCACGGTGTCGGAGGCCACGATCTACGGGCGCTACGGCTTCGCCTCCGCCGTGCCCGTCGCGAAGATGACCGTCGACACCCGGCGCGCAGGGTGGGCGGCGCTCGCGCCCGCCGGCCGCGTCGAGTACATCGAGAAGGACGCGCTGAAGTCCACGCTCGCCGCAGTGCATGACGTCGAGCGCACGCAGCGCGCAGGACAGATCGCCGGGTGGGACCTGCGCTGGGGCCGCATGGCCGCCACAGCTCCCGGGAACACCTCCGCAGCGAAGGTGCGCGGCGTGCGCTATCTCGACGAGCACGGGAACGTGCGCGGCGTCATGGTGTACACGCTGACCGACATCCCCGGCGCGTTCCGATCGGAGATGGCGATCTCGCTGCTGTCGACGGTGACAGCCGATGCACTGACGGCCCTGTGGGGGTTCGCACTGCAGCACGATCTCGTCGACAGGGTGACCGCAGACCTGTGTCCCATCGACGACCCGCTGCCGTGGCTGGTCGCGGATCGCCGCGGGGTCGAGGTCATGGTGCACGACCACGGCTGGCTGCGCGTCCTCGACATCCAGGCCGCGCTGTCGGCGCGCACCTACCGCGCACCTCTGGACATCGTTCTGCGCGTGGACGACGCGCTGGGATTCACCGAAGGCTCTTGGCGCCTGACGATCGCGGACGGTTCGGCCTCGGTCACGCCGGCGGAATCGGGGGCGGCAGACGTCGTTCTCGACATCGGCGCGCTCTCCGCCATCTACGTCGGCGGCGTCAGTGCCGTCCAGCTGCGCGCCGCAGGGCGTCTGGATGCCACGGCAGAGATCGCGGCATCCATCGACGACGCGTTCCGGGCCGCGCAGGCGCCCGTCCTCGGCATCTGGTACTGA
- a CDS encoding GuaB1 family IMP dehydrogenase-related protein — MKFVSEQPAVDLTYSDVFLVPRRSAITSRLEVDLAPQDGTPATIPLVASNMNSVTGPRLAAVLARRGGLGILPQDMPLQDLDAAIRDVKAQPVAWDTPLVLSPAATVEDALRLLPPMNGHGIVVAEASGGVEASAVHGVLPATRLATALPDARLGDLVHAGSPALEAEDAVDARAAFDVITETGAEIVTVVDRGHLVGTLSARSALRSTLYVPALDPHGRLAVGAAIGINGDVAAKARALAGAGVDVLVIDTAHGHQEGMLRALATVSALNLGIPLVAGNIVTADGVDDLVDAGATILKVGVGPGAMCTTRMMTAVGRPQFSAVLETAEAARAAGAHVWADGGVRYPRDVALALAAGAASVMIGSWFAGTIEAPGQLQRDAEGRIFKESWGMASTKAVQARFGRLDAYDRARKELFAEGISSSKIYLDPLRPGVEDLLDMITSGVRSSFTYAGAASVPEFHERALVGRQSAAGYEEGKALPVSW; from the coding sequence ATGAAGTTCGTCAGCGAGCAGCCTGCCGTAGATCTCACGTACTCCGACGTGTTCCTGGTGCCCAGACGATCGGCCATCACGAGCCGCCTCGAGGTCGATCTCGCCCCGCAGGACGGGACGCCCGCGACGATCCCGCTGGTCGCCTCGAACATGAACTCGGTGACCGGCCCGCGGCTCGCAGCGGTTCTCGCGCGGCGCGGCGGTCTCGGCATCCTCCCGCAGGACATGCCGCTGCAGGACCTGGATGCCGCGATCCGCGATGTGAAGGCGCAGCCGGTGGCGTGGGACACGCCGCTCGTGCTCTCCCCGGCGGCGACGGTCGAGGACGCACTGCGGCTGCTGCCGCCGATGAACGGTCACGGCATCGTCGTGGCGGAGGCGTCCGGCGGGGTCGAGGCGTCCGCCGTGCACGGCGTGCTTCCTGCCACGCGACTCGCGACGGCGCTTCCCGACGCGCGACTGGGCGACCTCGTCCACGCCGGGAGCCCCGCGCTGGAGGCGGAGGACGCCGTCGACGCCCGTGCGGCCTTCGACGTGATCACCGAGACAGGAGCCGAGATCGTCACGGTCGTCGATCGCGGGCACCTGGTCGGGACGCTCAGTGCACGCAGCGCCCTGCGCTCCACCCTCTACGTGCCGGCCCTCGACCCGCACGGAAGGCTCGCCGTCGGCGCTGCCATCGGCATCAACGGCGACGTCGCCGCCAAGGCCAGGGCACTCGCAGGCGCAGGCGTCGACGTCCTCGTCATCGACACCGCGCACGGACACCAGGAGGGGATGCTGCGCGCCCTCGCCACGGTGTCGGCGCTGAACCTCGGCATCCCGCTCGTGGCGGGCAACATCGTCACCGCCGACGGCGTCGACGACCTGGTGGACGCCGGTGCGACGATCCTCAAGGTCGGCGTGGGCCCCGGTGCGATGTGCACCACGCGAATGATGACGGCTGTCGGGCGGCCGCAGTTCTCGGCCGTGCTGGAGACCGCGGAAGCCGCGCGCGCGGCAGGCGCCCATGTGTGGGCCGACGGCGGAGTGCGGTACCCGCGCGACGTCGCCCTCGCGCTCGCGGCGGGTGCGGCATCCGTCATGATCGGCTCCTGGTTCGCCGGCACGATCGAGGCGCCGGGGCAGCTGCAGAGGGATGCCGAAGGGCGCATCTTCAAGGAATCCTGGGGAATGGCTTCGACCAAGGCCGTGCAAGCCAGGTTCGGGCGTCTCGATGCATACGACCGGGCGCGCAAGGAGCTGTTCGCCGAGGGGATCTCCTCATCGAAGATCTATCTCGACCCGCTGCGGCCCGGTGTCGAGGATCTGCTCGACATGATCACCTCCGGCGTGCGCTC
- a CDS encoding multifunctional oxoglutarate decarboxylase/oxoglutarate dehydrogenase thiamine pyrophosphate-binding subunit/dihydrolipoyllysine-residue succinyltransferase subunit, with protein sequence MANQVAGVGGSDDGDFGANSWLVDELYEQFKADRNSVDKEWWPILENYTPDAAPTANASPAASAVNDQHPVTAPIPVIGSQPVAKTTAKPAKQAPIPAQAPKPAPKAKPAEETAADEDKVTTLRGMTKTLAANMDQSLTVPTATSVRTIPAKLLIDNRIVINNHMARSRGGKVSFTHLIGWALIQTLKEFPSQNVFYAEIDGKPSVVAPAHVNLGIAIDLPKPDGTRALMVPSIKHADTLTFTEYLAAYEDLVSRARANKLTAADFAGTTVSLTNPGGIGTVHSVPRLMKGQGCIIGAGALEYPAEFQGASPKTLAELGIGKTITLTSTYDHRVIQGAGSGEFLKKAHELLIGQRDFYDEIFAALRIPYAPIRWNADIAVDLAERVDKQSRVQELINSYRVRGHLMADIDPLEYVQRSHPDLEIESHGLTFWDLDREFVTGGFGGKRVMKLRDILGVLRDSYCRTLGIEYMHIQDPEQRRWFQEKVEVKYQKPGHDEQLRVLRKLNEAEAFETFLQTKFVGQKRFSLEGGESLIPLLDEILQGAATAGLDGAAIGMAHRGRLNVLTNIAGKTYGQVFREFEGTQMPGNQRGSGDVKYHLGTAGTFVADDKSELPVYLAANPSHLETVDGVLEGIVRAKQDRMPIGTFSWLPVLVHGDAAFAGQGVVVETMQMSQLRGYRTGGTIHVVVNNQVGFTTTPTDARTSVYATDVAKTIQAPIFHVNGDDPESVIHVAQLAFEYRERFHRDVVIDLVCYRRRGHNEGDDPSMTQPLMTDLIQAKRSVRKLYTEALVGRGDITEEEYDQAKEDFQNRLEIAFAETHAAETGATPIAPELPPVDETVGEPDVTGVSSEVVTLIGEAFANKPEGFSVHPKIQQLLDKRVEMTRSGNIDWGFGELLAFGSLLVEGTSVRLAGQDSRRGTFVQRHAVLHDRANGQEWLPLSNLSDNQGRFFIYDSLLSEYAAMGYEYGYSVEAPEALVLWEAQFGDFANTAQAVIDEYISSAEQKWGQQSGVTLLLPHGYEGQGPDHSSARIERFLQLCAQENMIVARPSTPASHFHLLRRQAYARPRKPLIVFTPKAMLRLRGATSKVEDFTQGRFEPVLDDDRELTGDAVKRVLVHSGKVHWDLRSELEKNPNPEIALVRLEQLYPTPMDALKKITDAYPNAELVWVQDEPENQGAWPFLALEFAKVRDRGFRVVARTASASPATGSSKVHAVEQAELLRRALTLG encoded by the coding sequence GTGGCCAACCAGGTAGCCGGCGTCGGGGGTTCGGACGACGGGGATTTCGGAGCCAATTCCTGGCTCGTAGACGAACTGTACGAACAGTTCAAGGCCGATCGCAACTCCGTCGACAAGGAGTGGTGGCCGATCCTCGAGAACTACACGCCGGATGCCGCACCCACAGCGAACGCCTCCCCCGCGGCGAGCGCTGTGAATGACCAGCATCCTGTCACTGCGCCCATCCCGGTGATCGGCTCTCAGCCGGTGGCGAAGACCACGGCCAAGCCCGCCAAGCAGGCTCCGATACCCGCCCAGGCGCCCAAGCCCGCACCCAAGGCGAAGCCCGCCGAGGAGACCGCGGCCGACGAGGACAAGGTCACGACGCTGCGCGGCATGACCAAGACCCTCGCGGCGAACATGGACCAGTCGCTCACGGTCCCGACCGCGACGAGCGTCCGCACCATCCCGGCGAAGCTGCTGATCGACAACCGCATCGTCATCAACAACCACATGGCTCGCTCGCGCGGCGGCAAGGTCAGCTTCACGCACCTCATCGGCTGGGCGCTGATCCAGACGCTCAAGGAGTTCCCGAGCCAGAACGTCTTCTACGCCGAGATCGACGGCAAGCCCTCTGTCGTCGCTCCGGCCCACGTCAACCTCGGTATCGCGATCGACCTGCCCAAGCCCGACGGCACCCGCGCCCTCATGGTCCCGAGCATCAAGCACGCCGACACGCTGACGTTCACCGAGTACCTCGCCGCGTACGAGGACCTCGTCAGCCGCGCCCGTGCGAACAAGCTCACTGCGGCCGACTTCGCCGGCACCACCGTGTCGCTCACGAACCCCGGCGGCATCGGCACCGTGCACTCGGTGCCACGCCTGATGAAGGGCCAGGGCTGCATCATCGGCGCCGGGGCCCTCGAGTACCCCGCCGAGTTCCAGGGCGCGAGCCCCAAGACGCTCGCCGAGCTCGGCATCGGCAAGACCATCACTCTCACCAGCACCTACGACCACCGTGTCATCCAGGGTGCCGGCTCGGGCGAGTTCCTCAAGAAGGCCCACGAACTGCTGATCGGCCAGCGCGACTTTTACGACGAGATCTTCGCAGCCCTGCGCATCCCCTACGCGCCGATCCGCTGGAACGCCGACATCGCGGTCGACCTCGCCGAGCGCGTGGACAAGCAGTCGCGCGTGCAGGAGCTCATCAACTCCTACCGCGTCCGAGGCCACCTGATGGCCGACATCGATCCGCTCGAGTACGTGCAGCGCTCGCACCCCGACCTCGAGATCGAGAGCCACGGCCTGACCTTCTGGGATCTGGACCGCGAGTTCGTCACCGGCGGCTTCGGCGGCAAGCGCGTCATGAAGCTGCGCGATATCCTCGGCGTGCTGCGCGACTCGTACTGCCGGACCCTCGGCATCGAGTACATGCACATCCAGGATCCGGAGCAGCGCCGGTGGTTCCAGGAGAAGGTCGAGGTCAAGTACCAGAAGCCTGGGCACGACGAGCAGCTCCGGGTGCTCCGCAAGCTCAACGAGGCCGAGGCGTTCGAGACCTTCCTGCAGACGAAGTTCGTCGGCCAGAAGCGCTTCTCCCTCGAGGGCGGCGAGTCGCTGATCCCGCTGCTCGACGAGATCCTCCAGGGCGCCGCGACCGCGGGCCTGGACGGCGCCGCGATCGGCATGGCCCACCGCGGCCGCCTCAACGTCCTCACCAACATCGCCGGCAAGACCTACGGACAGGTGTTCCGCGAGTTCGAGGGTACGCAGATGCCCGGCAACCAGCGCGGCTCCGGGGATGTGAAGTACCACCTCGGCACCGCAGGCACCTTCGTCGCTGACGACAAGTCCGAGCTGCCCGTGTACCTCGCCGCGAACCCGTCGCACCTCGAGACGGTCGACGGCGTCCTGGAGGGTATCGTCCGCGCCAAGCAGGACCGCATGCCCATCGGCACGTTCTCGTGGCTGCCGGTCCTCGTGCACGGTGACGCGGCCTTCGCCGGCCAGGGCGTGGTCGTCGAGACCATGCAGATGTCCCAACTGCGGGGCTACCGCACCGGCGGCACCATCCACGTCGTCGTCAACAACCAGGTCGGCTTCACCACCACACCGACGGATGCCCGCACCTCCGTGTACGCGACCGACGTCGCCAAAACGATCCAGGCGCCGATCTTCCATGTGAACGGCGACGACCCCGAGTCCGTCATCCACGTCGCGCAGCTCGCCTTCGAGTACCGCGAGCGCTTCCACCGCGACGTCGTGATCGACCTGGTCTGCTACCGGCGCCGCGGCCACAACGAGGGCGACGACCCGTCGATGACACAGCCGCTGATGACCGACCTCATCCAGGCGAAGCGCTCGGTCCGCAAGCTCTACACCGAGGCTCTCGTCGGCCGCGGCGACATCACCGAAGAGGAATACGACCAGGCGAAGGAGGATTTCCAGAACCGTCTCGAGATCGCCTTCGCCGAGACGCATGCGGCCGAGACCGGCGCCACGCCGATCGCGCCGGAGCTGCCTCCCGTGGACGAGACTGTGGGAGAACCGGATGTCACAGGCGTCTCGTCCGAGGTCGTCACGCTCATCGGCGAGGCGTTCGCGAACAAGCCGGAGGGCTTCTCCGTGCACCCGAAGATCCAGCAGCTGCTGGACAAGCGCGTCGAGATGACCCGCTCGGGCAACATCGACTGGGGCTTCGGCGAGCTGCTCGCCTTCGGTTCGCTGCTCGTCGAGGGCACGTCCGTGCGTCTGGCCGGTCAGGATTCCAGGCGAGGCACGTTCGTGCAGCGTCACGCCGTGCTGCACGACCGCGCCAACGGCCAGGAATGGCTGCCGCTGTCGAACCTGTCCGACAACCAGGGCCGCTTCTTCATCTACGACTCGCTGCTGAGCGAGTATGCCGCGATGGGCTACGAGTACGGCTATTCGGTCGAGGCCCCCGAGGCCCTCGTGCTGTGGGAGGCGCAGTTCGGCGACTTCGCCAACACCGCCCAGGCCGTGATCGACGAGTACATCTCCTCCGCAGAGCAGAAGTGGGGCCAGCAGTCCGGCGTCACCCTGCTGCTCCCCCACGGCTACGAGGGCCAGGGACCCGACCACTCGTCCGCCCGCATCGAGCGCTTCCTGCAGCTGTGCGCGCAGGAGAACATGATCGTCGCGCGACCCTCGACCCCGGCATCGCACTTCCACCTGCTGCGCCGTCAGGCGTACGCGCGTCCTCGCAAGCCGCTCATCGTGTTCACCCCGAAGGCGATGCTGCGTCTGCGCGGTGCGACCAGCAAGGTCGAGGACTTCACCCAGGGCCGGTTCGAGCCGGTGCTGGACGATGACCGCGAGCTGACCGGGGATGCCGTCAAGCGCGTCCTCGTGCACTCCGGCAAGGTCCACTGGGATCTGCGCAGCGAGCTCGAGAAGAACCCGAACCCGGAGATCGCCCTCGTACGTCTCGAGCAGCTCTACCCGACGCCCATGGATGCGCTGAAGAAGATCACGGACGCGTACCCGAACGCCGAACTGGTGTGGGTGCAGGACGAGCCCGAGAATCAGGGCGCGTGGCCGTTCCTCGCCCTCGAGTTCGCCAAGGTCCGCGACCGCGGTTTCCGAGTCGTCGCACGTACGGCGTCCGCGTCGCCGGCAACCGGCTCGTCAAAGGTTCACGCCGTCGAGCAGGCCGAACTGCTGCGGCGCGCACTCACTCTGGGCTGA